In Salinibacterium sp. dk2585, a single window of DNA contains:
- a CDS encoding glycerophosphodiester phosphodiesterase family protein, translating to MPGHSRPLVIGHRGASGYRPEHTRAAYELAIALGADAIEPDVVPTRDGVLVLRHENEISATTDVAERPEFAERRTSKTIDGKKLTGWFTEDFTWAEIATLRARERVPKVRPDNATFNGLYGVLRLRDLLEIIDAAPRRVGLVLEIKHATYFASIGLPLDRLVAEELRAAGWAGDDRLTVEAFELDVLHGIRREGVPAPLVYLLEASGAPADRSARDGRHARPYADDLTPEGLLALRDAGIAGISVDKRLLLQTDAAGNTLGVTSVVDRAHAAGLTAFCWTLRAENKFLGRNLRRGADASRFGDWLGEFQLLMASGIDGVFADQPDLALAARARL from the coding sequence GTGCCCGGCCATTCCCGGCCCCTGGTGATCGGCCACCGCGGGGCGAGCGGGTACCGCCCCGAGCACACGCGTGCCGCCTACGAGCTGGCGATCGCCCTCGGCGCGGATGCCATCGAGCCCGATGTCGTGCCGACCCGCGATGGTGTGCTGGTGCTGCGGCATGAGAACGAGATCTCGGCAACGACGGATGTCGCGGAGCGTCCCGAGTTCGCAGAGCGGCGCACGAGCAAGACGATCGACGGCAAGAAGCTGACGGGCTGGTTCACGGAGGACTTCACGTGGGCCGAGATCGCGACGCTCCGCGCGAGGGAGCGCGTGCCGAAGGTGCGGCCAGACAACGCGACCTTCAACGGCCTCTACGGAGTGCTGCGCCTGCGCGACCTGCTGGAGATCATCGATGCCGCGCCCCGCCGTGTCGGGCTGGTGCTGGAGATCAAGCACGCCACCTACTTCGCGTCCATCGGGTTGCCGCTCGACCGCCTCGTCGCGGAGGAGCTGCGCGCGGCGGGGTGGGCCGGAGATGACCGCCTCACGGTCGAGGCTTTCGAGCTCGACGTGCTGCACGGCATCCGCCGCGAAGGTGTCCCTGCGCCTCTCGTCTACCTGCTGGAGGCGAGCGGTGCGCCGGCCGACCGGTCGGCGCGCGACGGGCGGCACGCGCGCCCCTACGCCGACGACCTCACGCCCGAGGGGCTGCTCGCCCTGCGCGACGCCGGCATCGCGGGCATCAGTGTCGACAAGCGCCTGCTGCTGCAGACGGATGCCGCGGGCAACACGCTCGGCGTGACATCCGTGGTCGACAGGGCACACGCCGCCGGGCTCACCGCCTTCTGCTGGACCCTCCGCGCCGAGAACAAGTTCCTCGGACGCAACCTGCGAAGAGGGGCGGACGCCTCTCGCTTCGGTGACTGGCTGGGGGAGTTCCAGCTCCTCATGGCGTCAGGGATCGACGGCGTCTTCGCCGACCAGCCTGACCTGGCGCTTGCCGCCCGCGCCCGCCTTTGA
- a CDS encoding zinc ribbon domain-containing protein yields MPPCPSCSAELTQDWKFCIYCGSAIVTTAAVPGAIRGEEVAAAPRTRLDVPLLIGIVLGVAGAALLVYLGILFFAPG; encoded by the coding sequence ATGCCACCCTGCCCGAGCTGCAGCGCCGAACTCACCCAGGACTGGAAGTTCTGCATCTACTGTGGCTCGGCGATCGTCACGACCGCCGCCGTGCCCGGCGCGATACGCGGAGAGGAGGTCGCGGCGGCACCGCGCACGCGCCTCGACGTGCCGCTACTCATCGGCATCGTGCTCGGCGTCGCCGGCGCCGCGCTGCTCGTCTACCTGGGCATCCTGTTCTTCGCGCCCGGCTGA
- a CDS encoding Bax inhibitor-1/YccA family protein: MANPAFSNSPAFAAGAKAVDYSKPISAEELDAMYGRPSATPVDTDRMSYEDTIVKTLIAFGLLVATAAVGWFVPLLMIPGAIAGFVLALVNIFKKQPSRGLILAYAAAQGLFVGGISAMFNSMWDGIVTQAVFGTLAVIGVTLFLFLNGKVRTSPRMTKIFLVAMVGYAVFSLVNLGLMLFGVTDGMFGARSIEIIPGVPLGAILGVLIVLLAAYSLVMDFENVKTGVERGAPRIFGWQAAFGIMVTVVWLYVEILRLIAIFRE; encoded by the coding sequence ATGGCCAACCCCGCATTCAGCAACTCGCCTGCATTCGCGGCGGGTGCAAAGGCAGTCGACTACTCGAAGCCGATCTCGGCCGAGGAACTCGACGCCATGTACGGTCGCCCCTCGGCGACCCCCGTCGACACCGACCGGATGTCGTACGAAGACACGATCGTCAAGACGCTCATCGCCTTCGGCCTGCTCGTCGCCACCGCTGCCGTCGGCTGGTTCGTGCCGCTACTCATGATCCCTGGAGCGATCGCCGGTTTCGTGCTCGCGCTCGTCAACATCTTCAAGAAGCAGCCCTCGCGCGGCCTGATCCTCGCGTACGCGGCGGCCCAGGGGCTGTTCGTCGGTGGCATCTCGGCCATGTTCAACAGCATGTGGGACGGCATCGTCACCCAGGCCGTCTTCGGCACCCTCGCCGTGATTGGCGTGACGCTCTTCCTCTTCCTCAACGGCAAGGTGCGCACATCACCGCGCATGACCAAGATCTTCCTTGTCGCGATGGTCGGTTACGCGGTGTTCTCGCTCGTCAACCTCGGCCTGATGCTGTTCGGCGTCACCGATGGTATGTTCGGCGCGCGCAGCATCGAGATCATCCCTGGCGTGCCGCTCGGCGCGATCCTCGGTGTGTTGATCGTGCTCCTCGCGGCCTACTCGCTCGTCATGGACTTCGAGAACGTGAAGACCGGCGTCGAGCGCGGCGCTCCCCGCATCTTCGGATGGCAGGCCGCCTTCGGCATCATGGTCACCGTCGTGTGGCTCTACGTCGAGATCCTGCGCCTCATCGCGATCTTCCGCGAGTAG
- the guaA gene encoding glutamine-hydrolyzing GMP synthase codes for MSETEQKPVLVVDFGAQYAQLIARRVREAGVYSEIVPHTISAEEIAAKAPVGIVLSGGPSSVYEPGAPQLDEGILELGVPVFGICYGFQVMAKQLGGEVAHTGQREYGSTEINVVDSGVLLEGQPETQTAWMSHGDSVAKAPEGFRVLASTVATPVAAFADDERKLYGVQWHPEVKHSAHGQGVLENFLHRAAGIPNDWNAGNVIQEQVARIRQQIGTGKVICGLSGGVDSAVAAALVHEAVGDQLTCVFVDHGLLRQDERRQVEEDYVKATGVRLITIDAEEQFLTALAGVSDPEQKRKIIGREFIRTFEAAQAQLVAESMEEEGDPIRFLVQGTLYPDVVESGGGSGTANIKSHHNVGGLPEDMTFELVEPLRALFKDEVRQIGRELGLPEVIVGRQPFPGPGLGIRIVGEVTKERLEILRKADAIARAELTLAGLDEEIWQCPVVLLADVRSVGVQGDGRTYGHPIVLRPVSSEDAMTADWTRLPYDVLARISNRITNEVKDVNRVVLDVTSKPPGTIEWE; via the coding sequence GTGAGCGAGACCGAGCAGAAGCCAGTCCTCGTCGTCGACTTCGGGGCGCAGTACGCGCAGTTGATCGCGCGGCGCGTGCGCGAGGCCGGTGTCTACTCAGAAATCGTGCCGCACACGATCAGCGCCGAGGAGATCGCCGCGAAGGCCCCCGTCGGCATCGTGTTGTCGGGCGGCCCGTCGAGCGTCTACGAGCCCGGCGCCCCGCAGCTCGACGAGGGCATCCTCGAGCTCGGCGTGCCCGTCTTCGGAATCTGCTACGGCTTCCAGGTCATGGCGAAGCAACTGGGCGGCGAGGTCGCGCACACGGGCCAGCGCGAATACGGTTCGACCGAGATCAACGTCGTCGACAGTGGCGTGCTGCTCGAAGGCCAGCCCGAGACGCAGACGGCATGGATGTCGCATGGCGACAGTGTCGCGAAGGCGCCCGAGGGCTTCCGCGTGCTCGCCTCGACCGTCGCGACCCCTGTCGCCGCGTTCGCGGACGACGAGCGCAAGCTGTACGGCGTGCAGTGGCATCCGGAGGTCAAGCACTCGGCCCACGGCCAGGGCGTGCTCGAGAACTTCCTGCACCGCGCCGCCGGCATTCCCAATGACTGGAACGCGGGCAACGTCATCCAGGAGCAGGTGGCACGCATCCGCCAGCAGATCGGCACCGGCAAGGTCATCTGCGGCCTCTCGGGCGGCGTCGACTCCGCCGTTGCGGCCGCGCTCGTGCATGAGGCCGTCGGCGACCAGCTCACCTGCGTCTTCGTCGACCACGGCCTGCTGCGCCAGGACGAGCGTCGCCAGGTCGAGGAGGACTACGTCAAGGCCACGGGCGTGCGCCTCATCACGATCGACGCTGAGGAGCAGTTCCTCACGGCGCTCGCCGGCGTGAGCGACCCCGAGCAGAAGCGCAAGATCATCGGGCGCGAGTTCATCCGCACCTTCGAGGCGGCGCAGGCGCAGCTCGTCGCCGAGTCCATGGAGGAGGAGGGCGACCCCATCCGCTTCCTCGTGCAGGGCACGCTCTACCCCGATGTCGTCGAGTCGGGCGGCGGCTCGGGCACGGCGAACATCAAGAGCCACCACAACGTCGGTGGGCTCCCTGAGGACATGACGTTTGAACTCGTCGAGCCGCTGCGGGCCCTCTTCAAGGACGAGGTGCGCCAGATCGGTCGCGAGCTCGGCCTGCCCGAGGTCATCGTGGGCCGCCAGCCGTTCCCCGGGCCGGGCCTCGGCATCCGCATCGTCGGTGAGGTCACCAAGGAGCGTCTCGAGATCCTGCGCAAGGCGGATGCGATTGCCCGAGCAGAGCTGACGCTGGCCGGCCTCGATGAGGAGATCTGGCAGTGCCCCGTCGTGCTCCTGGCCGATGTGCGTTCGGTCGGCGTGCAGGGCGACGGCCGCACCTACGGACACCCGATCGTGCTGCGGCCGGTCTCGAGTGAAGACGCCATGACGGCCGACTGGACTCGGCTGCCCTACGACGTGCTCGCCCGCATCTCGAACCGCATCACGAACGAGGTGAAGGACGTCAACCGCGTCGTGCTCGACGTCACGTCGAAGCCGCCGGGAACGATCGAGTGGGAGTGA
- a CDS encoding DUF3817 domain-containing protein produces the protein MPLGPRPSDVPRIRKTLTVYKVSSYVTGFFLIALVVMMVTRYGLGGDIELGGQDGFLALTPQADITGVNVSTIILIMHGWFYVLYLACDFVLWRLLRFSFSRFLLIALGGVIPFLSFYFERTVPSFVEARLAQIEPKEVPA, from the coding sequence ATGCCCCTCGGCCCGCGCCCCTCTGACGTCCCCCGCATCCGCAAGACCCTCACCGTCTACAAGGTGTCGTCGTATGTCACTGGGTTCTTCCTCATCGCGCTCGTCGTGATGATGGTCACTCGCTATGGCCTGGGTGGGGACATCGAGCTCGGCGGGCAGGACGGGTTCCTGGCCCTGACCCCGCAGGCCGACATCACCGGCGTGAACGTGTCGACGATCATCCTGATCATGCACGGCTGGTTCTATGTGCTCTACCTCGCCTGCGACTTCGTGCTGTGGCGCCTGCTGCGCTTCTCCTTCAGTCGCTTCCTGCTGATCGCCCTCGGCGGCGTCATCCCGTTCCTGTCGTTCTACTTCGAGCGCACCGTTCCCAGCTTCGTCGAGGCTCGCCTCGCCCAGATCGAGCCCAAGGAGGTTCCCGCGTGA
- a CDS encoding SURF1 family protein: protein MSSSMWSVARRPRWIAALFLALGVAAAFAGLGQWQLERSFASGEIVTRETETTVPLVELAEPQGPVAAAHDGQLVSVEGTWVPDDTLILSGRYHDDDPGYWLVGHLTTVDGAGLAVALGWSADEAEVTDAAAELAAEASAGDVVALEGRYVMGEAPQNSNFEAGELSAMAPAAFANLWSTVDEAGIYGGYVIADGPPAGLTQIDAPPPPLEHEINWLNIFYAIEWAVFAGFAIFLWWRLVKDAWELEEHERQEAAAAASA from the coding sequence GTGAGCAGCAGCATGTGGTCGGTGGCGCGTCGGCCGCGGTGGATCGCCGCACTGTTCCTGGCACTCGGCGTCGCCGCCGCATTCGCCGGCCTTGGCCAGTGGCAGCTCGAACGCAGCTTCGCCTCGGGCGAGATCGTCACGCGCGAGACCGAGACGACCGTGCCCCTCGTGGAGCTCGCCGAGCCGCAGGGCCCCGTCGCCGCCGCACACGATGGCCAGCTCGTCTCGGTCGAGGGCACCTGGGTGCCGGATGACACGCTCATCCTGAGCGGGCGCTACCACGACGACGATCCCGGCTACTGGCTTGTGGGGCACCTCACCACGGTCGACGGGGCGGGGCTTGCCGTGGCACTCGGGTGGTCCGCCGACGAGGCCGAGGTGACGGATGCCGCAGCCGAACTCGCTGCCGAAGCATCCGCTGGCGACGTGGTCGCCCTGGAGGGACGCTACGTCATGGGCGAGGCGCCGCAGAACTCGAACTTCGAGGCGGGCGAACTGAGCGCCATGGCGCCAGCAGCGTTTGCGAACCTCTGGTCGACCGTCGACGAGGCAGGCATCTATGGCGGCTACGTGATCGCGGATGGTCCGCCGGCGGGCCTGACGCAGATCGATGCGCCTCCGCCGCCGCTTGAACACGAGATCAACTGGCTCAACATCTTCTATGCGATCGAGTGGGCGGTCTTCGCTGGCTTCGCGATCTTCCTCTGGTGGCGTCTCGTGAAGGATGCGTGGGAGCTCGAGGAGCACGAGCGGCAGGAAGCCGCCGCAGCCGCGTCAGCCTGA
- a CDS encoding glycerol-3-phosphate dehydrogenase/oxidase codes for MTVSHSSRLGPEEREAAIEGLRTRELDVLVIGGGIVGTGCALDAVTRGLSVGMVEARDWGSGTSSRSSKLVHGGIRYLEQLDFRLVREALIERGLLLQRIAPHLVKPVRFLYPVRNIVERVYIGAGMVLYDLFARTGNRPPGVPHHRHHTRRQIQRGIPSLKKDAFAGGITYYDAQVDDARYVSSLARTASSYGAKVASRVRVEGFLKVGQRVVGVTARDLLTDEVFEIKARQVINATGVWTDDTQRMVGERGTFKVRASKGIHLVVPRDRFQSKVGLLLRTEKSVLFVIPWGRHWLIGTTDTKWDLDKAHPAATAADIDYLLEHVNRVLAVPLTRDDVEGVFAGLRPLLAGESDETSKLSREHIVTHTVPGLVVVAGGKWTTYRVMAKDAVDAASAALDGRVPRSSTEDIALLGAEGYQAAWNKRAKIARAFGVHKVRIEHLLNRYGTLTDELLDLMREDPSLNTPLPGADDYLEAEVVYAASHEGALHLDDVLARRTRISIEAWDRGVSAAPVAARLMARVHGWSEERVEREVQHYLRRVEAERASQQQPDDASADRVRLEAPDISL; via the coding sequence ATGACGGTCAGTCACTCGTCCAGGCTGGGACCCGAGGAGCGCGAGGCAGCGATCGAGGGCCTTCGCACCCGGGAACTCGACGTGCTCGTCATCGGGGGAGGAATCGTCGGCACGGGCTGTGCGCTCGATGCCGTGACCCGCGGCCTGAGCGTCGGCATGGTCGAGGCGCGCGACTGGGGTTCAGGCACGTCGAGCCGGTCGTCGAAGCTCGTGCACGGTGGCATCCGCTACTTGGAGCAGCTGGACTTCAGGCTGGTCAGGGAGGCGCTCATCGAGCGCGGCCTGCTGTTGCAGCGCATCGCCCCGCACCTGGTCAAGCCCGTGCGCTTCCTCTATCCCGTGCGCAACATCGTCGAGCGTGTCTACATCGGCGCCGGCATGGTGCTCTACGACCTCTTCGCCCGCACGGGCAACCGACCTCCCGGTGTGCCCCACCACCGGCACCACACGAGGCGTCAGATCCAGCGCGGCATCCCGAGCCTCAAAAAGGATGCCTTCGCTGGCGGCATCACCTACTACGACGCCCAGGTCGACGACGCCCGCTATGTGTCGAGCCTCGCCCGCACGGCCTCGTCCTACGGGGCGAAAGTCGCGAGTCGGGTGCGGGTCGAGGGATTCCTCAAGGTGGGCCAGCGCGTCGTCGGCGTCACGGCCCGAGACCTCCTGACCGACGAGGTGTTCGAGATCAAGGCGCGACAGGTCATTAACGCGACTGGCGTGTGGACGGATGACACGCAGCGCATGGTCGGCGAGCGTGGCACGTTCAAGGTCCGGGCGTCGAAGGGCATCCACCTCGTCGTGCCGCGCGACCGCTTCCAGTCGAAGGTCGGCCTGCTGCTGCGCACGGAGAAGAGCGTACTTTTCGTCATCCCGTGGGGACGGCACTGGCTGATCGGCACGACCGACACCAAGTGGGACCTCGACAAGGCACACCCCGCTGCGACGGCGGCAGACATCGATTACCTGCTCGAGCACGTCAACAGGGTGCTCGCGGTGCCGCTCACCCGCGACGACGTCGAGGGTGTCTTCGCGGGGCTCCGGCCGCTCCTCGCGGGGGAGTCTGACGAGACCTCCAAGCTCTCGCGCGAACACATCGTGACCCACACCGTCCCCGGCCTCGTGGTTGTCGCGGGCGGTAAGTGGACCACCTACCGGGTCATGGCGAAGGACGCGGTGGATGCCGCATCCGCAGCCCTCGACGGACGCGTGCCGCGTAGCTCGACGGAAGACATCGCCCTGCTCGGTGCCGAGGGCTACCAGGCGGCATGGAACAAGCGCGCCAAGATCGCGCGCGCATTCGGCGTGCACAAGGTGCGCATCGAGCACCTGCTTAACCGATACGGGACGCTGACGGATGAGCTACTCGACCTCATGCGCGAAGATCCGTCGCTCAACACCCCGCTGCCCGGTGCCGACGACTACCTCGAGGCGGAGGTCGTCTATGCGGCCTCGCACGAGGGTGCCCTCCACTTGGATGACGTGCTCGCCCGCCGCACCCGCATCTCGATCGAGGCGTGGGACCGCGGCGTCTCGGCCGCCCCCGTCGCCGCGCGGCTCATGGCCCGCGTGCACGGCTGGAGCGAGGAACGCGTCGAGCGCGAGGTGCAGCACTACCTGCGCCGGGTCGAGGCGGAACGCGCCAGCCAGCAGCAACCGGATGACGCATCCGCTGACCGCGTGCGGCTGGAGGCCCCCGACATCTCGCTGTGA
- a CDS encoding GuaB3 family IMP dehydrogenase-related protein: protein MQEIEIGRAKRSRRVYAFDDIAIVPNRRTRDPKDVSVNWTIDAFTFDVPILAAPMDSVVSPETAIRIGQLGGLGVLDLEGVWTRYENPEPLLEEIRTLPEAEATRRMQQIYAEPIKPELVTARIAEIRASGVTVAGSLSPQRTQQLYKTVVEAGVDLFVIRGTTVSAEHVSQNQEPLNLKKFIYELDVPVIVGGAAGYTPALHLMRTGAAGVLVGFGGGAASTTRASLGIHAPMATAVADVAGARRDYMDESGGRYVHVIADGGLGTSGDIAKAIAMGADAVMLGTTLARATDVPGGGYHWGAESHHPELPRGHRVEVGQVGPLEQVLFGPSDTADGKSNLVGALKRSMATTGYSDLKEFQRVDVVVAPYVPH from the coding sequence GTGCAGGAGATAGAGATCGGCCGCGCAAAGCGGTCACGCCGGGTGTACGCGTTCGATGACATCGCGATCGTGCCGAACCGGCGCACCCGCGACCCCAAGGATGTCTCGGTCAACTGGACCATCGACGCCTTCACCTTCGACGTGCCCATCCTCGCCGCCCCCATGGACTCGGTCGTCTCGCCCGAGACCGCCATCCGCATCGGCCAGCTCGGCGGACTCGGCGTACTCGACCTCGAGGGTGTCTGGACGCGCTACGAGAACCCCGAGCCGCTGCTCGAGGAGATCCGCACGCTTCCGGAGGCCGAGGCGACGCGCCGCATGCAGCAGATTTATGCTGAGCCCATCAAGCCCGAGCTCGTCACGGCGCGCATCGCCGAGATCCGGGCATCCGGTGTCACGGTCGCCGGCTCGCTCTCCCCCCAGCGCACGCAGCAGCTCTACAAGACCGTCGTCGAGGCGGGAGTCGACCTGTTCGTCATCCGCGGCACGACCGTGAGTGCCGAGCACGTCTCCCAGAACCAGGAGCCGCTCAACCTCAAGAAGTTCATCTACGAGCTCGACGTGCCCGTCATCGTCGGCGGCGCGGCCGGCTACACGCCCGCGCTGCACCTCATGCGCACGGGCGCGGCCGGCGTGCTCGTCGGCTTCGGCGGCGGCGCAGCCTCGACCACGCGCGCCAGCCTCGGCATCCACGCCCCCATGGCGACCGCCGTGGCGGATGTCGCGGGCGCCCGTCGCGACTACATGGACGAGTCCGGCGGCCGCTACGTGCACGTCATCGCCGACGGCGGGCTCGGCACGAGCGGCGACATCGCCAAGGCGATCGCGATGGGCGCCGACGCCGTCATGCTTGGCACGACGCTGGCCCGGGCGACGGATGTCCCGGGTGGCGGGTACCACTGGGGTGCTGAGTCCCACCACCCCGAGCTGCCGCGCGGCCACCGCGTCGAGGTTGGCCAGGTCGGCCCCCTGGAGCAGGTGCTCTTCGGCCCGTCCGACACCGCGGACGGCAAGTCGAACCTCGTCGGTGCCCTCAAGCGGTCGATGGCGACGACGGGCTACTCCGACTTGAAGGAGTTCCAGCGCGTCGACGTGGTCGTCGCGCCCTACGTTCCCCACTAA
- a CDS encoding Imm61 family immunity protein, whose protein sequence is MEAGLLEAVSANLGEWAAEAGYDIISDSGAVVIANGGGEIRFYVRRRDGQFEVSRAERSEDEELRMITHDLVHVVRFLTVRLATSIRSSRGLDLTAVFLPSEELAPGAELRSAHDDPRGPMEGVVLHGEVEALFPEDPEPWDAVEFSHYADKPIELIRASFLDPHGAPLFEHPAASAPEHRR, encoded by the coding sequence ATGGAAGCAGGGCTACTCGAAGCGGTTTCCGCGAATTTGGGTGAGTGGGCAGCCGAAGCCGGTTACGACATCATCAGTGATTCCGGTGCTGTCGTGATCGCAAACGGCGGCGGAGAGATCCGTTTCTATGTGCGTCGGCGAGACGGCCAGTTCGAAGTGTCTCGCGCGGAGCGGTCCGAAGATGAAGAGCTTCGGATGATCACCCATGATCTCGTTCACGTGGTCAGGTTTCTTACCGTGCGGCTCGCGACGAGCATTCGCTCGTCTCGGGGCTTGGACCTGACTGCAGTGTTCCTGCCGTCGGAAGAGCTTGCCCCCGGAGCGGAACTTCGGTCTGCGCATGACGATCCCCGCGGTCCCATGGAGGGGGTGGTTCTGCACGGAGAAGTTGAAGCGCTCTTTCCTGAGGATCCTGAGCCTTGGGATGCTGTTGAGTTCAGCCACTACGCAGACAAACCGATCGAGCTGATTCGGGCATCATTCCTCGACCCGCACGGTGCGCCGTTGTTCGAGCATCCCGCAGCGAGCGCACCCGAACACAGGCGCTGA